The Electrophorus electricus isolate fEleEle1 chromosome 15, fEleEle1.pri, whole genome shotgun sequence genome segment ACAGGAAGTGCATAAATTGTTTTGGGTTGTATACACAAATAAAGAGTTAAAAGCTCTGAAAAGAATGGGATTAGGGTCCAGGACATGGTGTGACCGGACATGAGTTGAAATGGTTATAATGCATTTGCAGAAGCTTGGATTGCAATATTGCAACACATATGACTATATTATTGCATTATCACTTCCTGTGTTGCTAAAGGTGGTGCAAGTATATTTAGGGTTTAATGGACGATTTGGCAAGTTTTTGTACAAGAATGAGCCCTTCATTTACTGATGCTTTCTAATACAGTTGAGTAAAGTGTTTTGCCAATGATTCAGAAcactgctgtgctgggctgtttTAGTAATCTTGCTATGTACAATTTACTGAGTTGTTTTGCTTCAACAGCAGTCTCAGCATtgggctgtgtgtttgagtgagtgcatgtgcgcacgtgtatatgtgtgctcgttgtgcgtgtgtgtgtgtgattgtgtgcacgGCTGCGCTCCTGTGTGGAGGCAAACCATCCAAACAGAATCGCACAGGAAACCGCTTTCTCATCCCCCTATCCTCCAGGGCACTGCTGGCTTCCTCTTAATCCAATTATCACCTAGCACTCGGGAGTTTGCCACACCCACCACGCGCTTGGAAACTGTTTAACGTCGTCCTAAGGCTGCATTATGTGTCCCACTGCCAGCGGTCTGTAGCTAATGTGCTGAGGTTTGGTGCATGTGGTGCTCCTTACTAGTACCAGTACTTTTTCCATAGCACAGCATTTCTTACAGTGTTCCTGTTGGAGAGTCTGAATTcagccatttaaaaatgacaaaatgcaaCGTGTCTTCTGAATGGTTTTTAGGGTTCCGTGCAGTCAGAAGGTTCAGCCAAGCCTAAGGAATAGTAATGTTAAAACAATTATATGCTGGGGAGGTGGCACAAGACTGTAGGTTTGAATTTTTATTTCAAGACAAACCACTACAAATGAAAATTCTCTTTCCTCCTGGTATAGTCAGTTTCTGACTCTGAAAATGTGATGAAACAATGTGACCCAAATGCACCAACTTTTGGGTTTCTGTTTGGAGAACTCTTTAAGTTTCAGTTCTTTGACAAAAATTATGTTCTAAAGAAGAAGAACCCCAGTAACATTTTATGTGGTATATTTTCTTTTAGTAAGATAtggaaaacagcaacaaaacgtTTTTCTAAGAAGAAAGAGAGTATTAGTTTGGTGCATGAGATATAGCAGTCCCAGTACCACAGAATAAACCTTTCCCAGCACATCAAAAAGCAAGGCGTCCATGGCAGAAAAAGAAATTCCTAAGTTATCCTCTTTTTCCCCTGAACATTCAGAAATAAGAGAAAAGGTCCAAGTAGAGAGAGTTGTGACCAAATTGCTGAAGTTGGACTGGGAAGTGGAATAAGACCGTCACGGCCTCTCTGTTCCAGTCTGTGCCATGTTATTTTGGCGGGGCTGTCGAGTGCACAGTTTTCTCAATAATGCATCACAGAGTCTGGCTCTGAACGGCACATGTAGTggttaaaaaaagacttttctGGTCTCTTAAATGGTCAGTTCAAAATTCAAACTGTTTTCTCAAGGACTACTCAGCGGTGTAAAGATGGTAAGCTTTCTTAGTACCATGGAGGATGATACATAATGTagaatacaaatgtaaaaaaaaaaaaaaaatatatatatatatatatatatatatatatatatatatatatataaaattaaataaaaaacatttttgaattctGCAATCTGAATGATTGAGTCATGAGTTAGAATTTAACAGCTTGTTAAATTCATACCACTGTCAAGTAACTGCTGTGGTGATGACCACTTTGTCAGTCACTGTGAAATTTTTTGAccaaatatttaacacatgcaGGATAATATTGCACATGCACATCctctcccctgtgtgtgtgtgtgtgtgtgcgtgcgtgtgcgtgtgtgtgcgtgtgcgtgtgtgtgcgtgtgcgtgtgcgtgtgcgtgtgcgcgcgtgtgtgtgtgtgtgtgtgtgtgtgtgtaggacggACGGAGGCGGAGCTGAAGAACTTCAGCCCCCACTATAGGAGTCAGTACAGTGTGGCTTTCTTCTCCCAGGTGCAGGATGaggtggagcagcagcagacaggccAGACTCAACTCCTCAAACAGAAGGTTCTCCACACTGCAGAACCCTGCTAGCTGGCTTTACTCAAAGCAATTATGATTATGGACAGTGATTTCCTTGACTAATGTGAactcatttaatttaatgatCTTGTGGACTTGTACAAATACATCAAATTTATGGATCAGTGGAATTGAAACAAATCACTCAGTTAATGCACAATTAATCACGTATGTTGGTGCACGAGCAGCCGCCATGTCAGTTAAATCAGCTGTTCTCAGATCTGTGAAGAAGTCTGGATTTAGCAAAGCTTCAATACAGTTTTGAATCAAGCATACCTTATCACATCTGGGcaattatttgattaattaaattaatagaAATTTCCCTCACTACTCCAGCTGCATGAAAAGCAAAGTAACAagcaaggtgctagcaacacccatgtcatgggtttgattccctgGGGAAGACAGCACTAATATGTGCATCTGACAAATGGTGTAAacttacattttaaactttaaagtcGCAATGCACAACTTGGTGTGTTTCCTGCTCTGACACATCCTGGATCGACTCCTGAGGGGCTTGAGAATTAGCTGTtgaaacagaaacactgagTTATGTAGTATCGTGACCCTTTTGGACAGGTGTTAATGAGCAATGTGTACTTCTTATCTAAACCTGTCCACTAATGCTACACACCTGTAATTCAGGTTCCCTGAAATTCAAAGAGCTTTTGGGGAATAATTCCTTATTTTGATGTTATCTGATTTGCATGATATGTTATATgtatacacctatatatatcattatatcatatacctgtgtatatgtatgacACTAAAGTTGAACTTAACTGAATTGAATCAAAACTGACTCTTAACCAGTGCTTAACCAGTGCACAAAAGTGTTAACTACACAGCCAACAGAAGAAACTGCAATCAATCAGACACTGGATTAATCTTCTAACATATTCAGTGGGGCCGTGTTTGAACTGGATAACTGGAtgttgtgtatgcgtgtgtccCAGGAGGCTGGCCAGGCCTTGGATGTGGTATACAAGGATTCCGTGCTGCACTACGATGACAGCCGCAAATGGAAGGAGAGGTTCGTGGTGGTCCGTGCAGACTACAGCCTCGAGCTCCACGACAACCAGGAGGTACAACCACAGCTCTGTAaatcaatgaataaataacattttggaaGCAATACTTTTCCAAGTCTATGGACCACTCatgatatattttttacataataTTTATGTCCATTCAGTCTTTCACGAAAGGAGCTCCTGCGCGTCACGTACTCCTTCCGACAGGAGGCACTGTGCTGACCTCAGAGGATAAATATTCTGCCCTGGTGGACAAGGCCTTCCCTGACCTGAACAGTGAGTTTTTCTGACCTCTCTACAGATGTCTAGAGCTTTAACTGGACTCACCTAGTTGTGTTAGAACTGGCTGTGTGTAAAACTGAAGTAATGGAGGACCACAACACTATGTGAATGTGAGTGCCTGCGTTTGCACATATACACTTAAAACCTCTTGCTTTCACAAATGGACACATGTGCACACTTGAGACTCACACAACTGGACACACATAGTCATGAGACTCATGCTAGCAAAGATGGACACACTTGCAACCAGCTCTGTCATACTAACAGACACACTTGCAATGCTCTCCCCATTATTCAAACACTAGCAGACACGCAAGACATGGTCCttgcgcgtgcacacatacacacacacaaaaacaaaaaacaaacaaacaaaaacacaagagtCATTTTTTATATAGCTAAGTGCAGTGTCACCCAACTGTGGTTTATGTAACACTGCTTTAACTTTAATGTTTTCATCAGATAATTATTAAGCCTACATCATTTTAATCAGATCCATTTGAGCAGGGCAAGCTCCACATGCAATGATGTCAACCTTCAGCTGACTGCTGTCATGGGTGCATTTACAGGCTCCAAAGAGGAGGCTCCATCGCCCATGGTGACAGTGCCGGGTCCATTCCCTGTGTATTTGAGGTTGCCCTACAGGAGAGACTCCTACTTCAGCTTCCagcaggaggagaagcagaCCCGCTTCGTGTCAGTCCTGTCTGACTGCATTCGTCACCAGAACGGCGGTAAAGTGCCTTCGAGTGCCTGTACttgtacatacacacttacaacTGCCTCGCTCACACAAATAGACAAACGCACACACTTGAGACTCCCACAAATAGATCCACACACTCGTGagactgtctctctcatgctagcagagacagacacacttgGAACCAGCTCTGTCATAttaacagacacatgcactcactTGCAATGCTCTcccagacacacatacacattgtccttatgcatatatacatgcacacgcgcacacacacacacacacacacacacacacacacgcacatacccacagacatacacaaatgcGCATGAGTAAAAAATTTTTATAGCTAAAATTAGTGTCACTAAGCTGTGGTTAATGATATGGATAAAATTTCAGTCtgcattaatgttttttattaagtAATCTCCGTTTCTTGGCTCATGTGACTGCTACCCATGATTTATCCCAATATCCTCAGCATTTATATGGAACATCTGACATGCATCAAGAAGCTCAGAGTGCAGAAtgatttgcatattgcagcctTTCACAATATCAGTATCCACCTGATATGATACCAATTACgatataacataaaatatatatagtgtgaCACTATTGTCGTGTGGGAAAGGAACGGTGCTAAATAGAGTAATAAAAAGAGCTTCATAGCTCAAAATCCACACTGACTGAAGAGATGCCGTGACTTTCTCTGAACTACTCTGGACTTGCCAGTACTCAGGCCTTCTCTTCAGAAAAAACTGCACGCCACCTAATATAGTCACAGAGCCACGGTGACATGCTGTTTTGCAGCAGTAGAACGACTCAGAGAATCGAGACAAGCAACCTGGTTTAaggctgtttttctttggtGGTCTTGGTAACACTCTAATAATATCTTCACTAGTGAAACAGCACTTCCTGTGCTCGGTGGCAGGAGGCTGTTAGTGGTTATCTCCCCTCTGCTCTACATGTCATGGCATCCAAAGTAGCACccgttaacacacacaaatgaaactgCTGTTTGCaaatttttttgggggggtgtggtttatgtgtgcacttgtgtgacATATTCCCTAAATACCAAGATCTCTGCTTGCTATTCAAAGtgaaacagttttaaaaagttacagAAATTCACAGAAACGCCCACTGTTCCCACTGTGCATGTTACGCATCACCTTTGCCCGGTTTTGCAGATGGGGATATTGGCTGACCATTGGGAATGATGTCAGATCTCATGGTGAAGGGCTTTCCTTTGACCCCACTTTCTCATTCCAACACATCTTCCTCTCCGTTCAACCTCCCTTTTCTCATAGTTATGGTATCATAGTGGCCACAAAAGAAAAGCTTCTGCAAACATCGTCATGCGATGGTCTCTGGTTTATTCCCCAACCAGCACTAGTGAGTTATGCCAGAATTCTCTGTTCTGACAGAagactgtttctgtttctctctctcactgcacttctttctgcctctttttctctctacagATTATCTGAAGAAGACAACGTGTGAAGTCCAGGCCTTCCTGAATGCCATTCTTTTCTACAGACAGGAGAAAGGCCACTATGAATCGTGGGAGATGTTGGTGGGCAGAGATGTTCAGGTGAGTTATCCTTGAGGCTCCTACTGCACAGGCATTTGTGTACATGATAAATTCCAGATATGTGAAGAGAAGGTATTTGTGGAGAGAAAGGCCATGTACCCTTCTGTCCTACAGGTGTTCCTCACTCAGCTTGGTCTAACTGATTTGACCACACAGGAAATATAATGTTCACTCCCTTCCATGTCTGACTGTTCTGTTCTGGGCTTGCCCAGAAAAACAAATAGAGTTACAGATAAACAGACCATTGGACTGACAGTcagaacacatgcagacagatagGTCGACAGGCAGATGCACTCACTGACAGACAGGTGGATGGACAGACTTGCAGATGGTGTGTAACTTGTAGCTAAACACTGGGGCATGACTGTGATAACACTTCTAAAGCCCTCAGCCTGTCTGAGTTTTCACTACATCTTTAAATTTGCAAGTCTGGaaagacacaaaaaaaaggaatgcaatataatttatttagaattattCGGCTACCGGTATCGTCTGTTGTATTGTTGATATCCCTGTTATTATCCTGTAGATATCCTTTTTTGATTTACACGATTGATTGAGGTGATTGAAGGGATAGCCACAGGAAGCTACAGAAAACACCTCTGCTTTCCTCTCATAAATGGGGGAAGATCCCCTTTCGTCCCCTTTTATCACCCCCTCTGATGTCACTGGAAAACACATTAGTGTCATGGTGCCAGGACAGTCATTGAGTGCACCACAGACATTTGTATGGGAGTCATTTTACACCCTGAAGGAACATCGTTCACTGGCATCAGCGGTACACTGCAGCACTGAtaagttgtgtgtttgtacttaGCTAGCACAACTGATGATTTCATCTGGGAACTAAATTTATAAGTTTAAGTAAAGGATTTTTTATAGTACAGAAAATACCTAACTGTACTGTAACCCCACAGAACAATATTGGTAGACTGCAGTTCTCGAGAACATGCTTCTCCTCTGTCACAAACCTGTACTGTCTATATTGACTTAATATGGGTATTATGGCACCATTGTGCTCACAGAAACATTGCAACTACTTTCCAACAAGACACTGCAGGAGTCACTGCGGGGTGACagacttgtttattttttgactCAGTGTTGTATCACTGCAGCCCTGTTCCTGACAGCAGCGTGGTAACATGAGTCAAAGCTTCCCCAAAGCTGGTAAGTTGATCATGAGCACGCctttgtgtggtggtgtgtgtttgtgtgcaggtgctgGCCAACCTGGTGATGGAGGAGCTCTTGCCTTCCCTGCAGACGGAGCTACTGCCCAGGCTGAGagggaggaaggcagagaggaagcgTGTGTGGTTTGCGGTCAGTGAGATCAGcccctctgcctgtctgctaTGCATAGAGAACTTCCCCAGAAAGTTATTTCGACATTAGGAGCAATGTCTCAACTTTTTTTTGATTGTCATACAGGGCCAGCTGCCAACCTTTGCCCCAGTTTAGTAGCTGATAGTTTCATGCTATAAAATATAATTCCTCCACCTTAAAGCCAATTACAGGTTACAGCAGCCAGCAGCCTTATAAATGATCACCTTAGGTGTTTTGGATGGATCACACAAAGGTGGTTCTGTGTATGTGAAGTGGTGGGTTTGTGGGAGATGTGGTATTTAGTGCGAACGTGTTGGACAGGTACTTctttcattcagacagtggaggCTACCTATGAGCTGGTCCAGGAGCAGTTGAGGGTGGGGCTCCTGGCACTGAAGGAAGAATGCAGCATGGCAGTTAAACAGAAGGAGGGGCTCATCCGCTCTGACATGGATCAGATCACCAGCTCCTGCACCTTCCTGAAGACCAAACTGCAAGGTATGGAGGAGTTCccacaaataatttttttcaagGGGAACAAACTTGTTAGGCACATGGGTATAAAAAACTTACCTGTGTGGATGGTGATTTGAACCTTATCTCTGTATTCAAACTGAGAATCATGTTGTCTGACATTCCACGTTGATGTGGTTTTATTATTCAAACCATTTTCAAACCACTGAAAAGCTGGATGTTTTTCCCATGTTTTCAATAAAGAAGTGTGCTGGATTTTTAATATAGGTATCAGGACTGTCGATGAGGGTTAATCCTAATCAGTTGCACTTGGTGCTTCCGAGAGAATACAGGAAACTGAATCACcaatttcatattttcttcaAATAACTCCCTTATCAGTTGGCTTAATCAGTACAGAGAGATTTACACGTGTTGTCAACGTGTAAATTCAAGATTGTCCATTCTGTCTAAACATGTGTGCATATTGCAGGACTGGTCTCAGAGCCAGCGATGAAGTTCTGCTCCGAgagtatagtaccatatctggCATCCATCCTGGAGGAGCTGATGGGGCCAGTAAGCTCAGGCTTCGAGTCTGTGAGGCAACGCCTGGATGCCGAGTTGACCCGTGTCTGCAGGGACTTCCCCTCTGAAGGGACTCCAGAAGAACTCTCTAAGGTAAGGCAAGGGCCAGATAAAAATGAGATTAGGCACCTTAAGCCACAAAATGACAGCAGCAGCTCAGAGCACACTGATGCAGCACTTACCaggaaacacaacaaaagtCATGACACGTGTTgtaacaaagcagctttacaaatgtctgggtCCAGATCTCTAATGAGCAAACCAGTAGtgacataaaaaaggaaaaactaccTGGGTGAAATTAAGGAGGAGACTTTGGCAGAACCAACACTCAAGAGAGTATCCATCCTCCTTGGGCAACCCATCTTATAACCAGTCAAAAACCAAACAGTGAATTTTTTGGTGTGCTGTACCTATATGTTATTGTTCTTAAGCTTCTAGAATGTTCTCCCTTGTTTGTAATTGTTCTTTTGGCTTCAGTATTGAATTATGTGAACCCAGTGGTATAGCATTACAGTGTTGATCTTTGGTGGAGAATATTGACGTTTGTTGGAGAACATAGGGTCACTATGAGCTAAACGCATAAATACCGTCTGTGTCATGTCTTTAAGGCTTTGGCTGAGGTGGGCCATAGCCAGCTGGAGGACTGTTACCAGCATGTGACCGTGCTGAAGGAACAGCTGCAGGAACTCCGGAATCGCTTCAAGTTCTCCAACTCCACGCTGCTAGTGCACAGCACCCAAAGCCACATGCAGCAGGTGAGCCTCACGAGGCAGCTTTGCACTGGGGACCGTCTCCTGCTGAGTTCCCCGTCTACCTTAGTACAGTGTTCTGTTAGCAGTGTTAGCAGTGAAATCTGGACAGTGGTAAAAGCTGATtaagagagagagtctgacctGGGTTTTTTTGGAAATATGGCTCCCTCTGTAGTTCACCATGATGTAGTTCAGGCAGAAAAGCACTTATGTCCATTTTTTTAGCCATGTTTATTGGATGGTTGTTTTGCTCTTTCCAGCTGATGGAGAATGCTGTATACACATTTGAGATGCTGCTCCAGTCAGCCATAAAGGACAAAACTGACAAACTGGCATCAGTCATGGAGAAAGCCAAGATCCGTGTGCTTAAGGTGACTGCTCCCCAGCAAGTAACCACAGTGCACTTCCCTATCGTAGCTAACATGTTTTACACCACCATCTTGTCAATTAAACAGTCTATACATTGCAGAGGGTTAACAATAAAGACTTGACTGTGAATAGCTATTAGTTAATAGCCTTATTTTAAGTaagcatttttcttcattttcagcaaTATGATTATGACAGCAGTACAGTGAGGAAGAAGATTTTCCAGGATGCCCTGGTGGACATCACACTCCCTGCCATCAGGAGGAACCTGGCACCCAGCTGCAAAACAGTATATgtctttcatttgaaaatgttaaacTTGTACATCTCTTTgagaaaaaaatccaattaGATCAGAagtactgtgttctacactaacaaaatactttttgttgcattttggaTAATAACTAAATGAATGTCTCCATGGGGCATTTAACTTTTCATTCACATACAGTGGTGGTAGGGGGATAAATAAAacctttgggttttttttttttgaaggagCTGCAGAACTATGACCAGTACATCTTTGCTGATTACACTAACTTCATTCAAGTGGAGAATGTGTATGAGGACATACTGCTGAAAATTCTGAACGATGAAGTCAGCAAAGGTAAACTGTTCCCCCAATCATTCCTGGGGTGAAGGACCAGTGAGAGCTGCACTATGACATTATAAACATACAGAAGGTACTTTTGTGCGGTTCAGGTTCAGTAGGAGGTATATGTCTAAAAGATTAGACATGCCAAGCATGCTTTTCTTACAACTGAGAAAAGTCTTCTTTAGTGTACTGCCAATGCAGAAAGAAACAGCGACTTTTGTAACTTGAAATAACAGAAGTGTTGCATCTCACTGTTTGTTCTGgcttgatttttgttttatggttATAAAACATTAAGTTTATTTTGTGGCATCATCTTCCCTTGCTGATCTTGCTGTGTGTACTCTTGCTATGCAGTGGTGAAGGAGGCTGCCAGTCTGAAGAAGAACAACCTATTTGTAGACAGCACAGAGCTCCAGTGCATCAGTCAGTGCAGCCTGAACGACAGCCGCACTCCACCTCGCTCCGCCCCCTCCAGCCCAGCCAGTGTACTCGTCTCTGCCGCTGTCACTCAAAGGGCAGAGCAGAATTCCCCGTCCCCACTGGTGGGCAACAGCTGTCTGGAAAGTCAGCCAACGCAGGATGGCCTGGTAGTTTTAGCAGAGGGGAGGCAAGAGTTTACGACAGAGTCATCTCAGCCAACTGATGCTGAATCAACTACGCCAACTGACCCTTTGGCAATGTCTCAAAGTGGCCCTGCTGCTCCTGAAGTTTCCTCAATTAAACCCGAAATGACTGCTCTCAAACCTGATGCGTCTGTAATGGATTTCCCACAACCAGGATGCCAGGCTTTGGTTGATAAACCTGAAGTGGCGTCATCCACAAATGAAGCCACCTCACCTACTCACAAGGCCACCATAACAGCAGTAGGTGAAGTCTCATCTGAAGCTGGTTCTCAGAGTGAAGCCACCTCACCTACTCACGAGGCTGCCGTGACAGCAGTGGGTGAAGTTTCATCTGAAGCTGGTTCTCAGAGTGAAGCCACCTCACCTACTCACGAGGCTGCCATGACAGCAGTGGGTGAAGTTTCATCTGAAGCTGGTTCTCAGAGTGAAGCCACCTCACCTACTCACGAGGCTGCCATGACAGCAGTGGGTGAAGTTTCATCTGAAGCTGGAACTCAGAGTGAAGCTGCTGCTTCAGTCGTAGTCAGTCTTCAAGC includes the following:
- the niban1b gene encoding protein Niban 1 isoform X1 — translated: MGVSSSSLLDESKSNYIRGRTEAELKNFSPHYRSQYSVAFFSQVQDEVEQQQTGQTQLLKQKEAGQALDVVYKDSVLHYDDSRKWKERFVVVRADYSLELHDNQESFTKGAPARHVLLPTGGTVLTSEDKYSALVDKAFPDLNSSKEEAPSPMVTVPGPFPVYLRLPYRRDSYFSFQQEEKQTRFVSVLSDCIRHQNGDYLKKTTCEVQAFLNAILFYRQEKGHYESWEMLVGRDVQVLANLVMEELLPSLQTELLPRLRGRKAERKRVWFATVEATYELVQEQLRVGLLALKEECSMAVKQKEGLIRSDMDQITSSCTFLKTKLQGLVSEPAMKFCSESIVPYLASILEELMGPVSSGFESVRQRLDAELTRVCRDFPSEGTPEELSKALAEVGHSQLEDCYQHVTVLKEQLQELRNRFKFSNSTLLVHSTQSHMQQLMENAVYTFEMLLQSAIKDKTDKLASVMEKAKIRVLKQYDYDSSTVRKKIFQDALVDITLPAIRRNLAPSCKTELQNYDQYIFADYTNFIQVENVYEDILLKILNDEVSKVVKEAASLKKNNLFVDSTELQCISQCSLNDSRTPPRSAPSSPASVLVSAAVTQRAEQNSPSPLVGNSCLESQPTQDGLVVLAEGRQEFTTESSQPTDAESTTPTDPLAMSQSGPAAPEVSSIKPEMTALKPDASVMDFPQPGCQALVDKPEVASSTNEATSPTHKATITAVGEVSSEAGSQSEATSPTHEAAVTAVGEVSSEAGSQSEATSPTHEAAMTAVGEVSSEAGSQSEATSPTHEAAMTAVGEVSSEAGTQSEAAASVVVSLQASPEITITEDPETPTEHRHATDRAIYLIPPAGVEVGSPVPLTEECDSEGKTEAQHISTPEDAITNAPSPSCSEFCKPETVSGSSPPEEACIGTALPNTTNAAEPLDSQMKDDIATPVQAAACSSAVPTDDSAASEALIQSVENTGTEKSIAVEFTPGLPILTDLPVGGSAPPETVPIESEGTLHCSGSPDQDTYTGDPEAEELMDSVKSIRDLVVEIIEVEDMVSPCPQ
- the niban1b gene encoding protein Niban 1 isoform X2, translated to MGVSSSSLLDESKSNYIRGRTEAELKNFSPHYRSQYSVAFFSQVQDEVEQQQTGQTQLLKQKEAGQALDVVYKDSVLHYDDSRKWKERFVVVRADYSLELHDNQESFTKGAPARHVLLPTGGTVLTSEDKYSALVDKAFPDLNSSKEEAPSPMVTVPGPFPVYLRLPYRRDSYFSFQQEEKQTRFVSVLSDCIRHQNGDYLKKTTCEVQAFLNAILFYRQEKGHYESWEMLVGRDVQVLANLVMEELLPSLQTELLPRLRGRKAERKRVWFATVEATYELVQEQLRVGLLALKEECSMAVKQKEGLIRSDMDQITSSCTFLKTKLQGLVSEPAMKFCSESIVPYLASILEELMGPVSSGFESVRQRLDAELTRVCRDFPSEGTPEELSKALAEVGHSQLEDCYQHVTVLKEQLQELRNRFKFSNSTLLVHSTQSHMQQLMENAVYTFEMLLQSAIKDKTDKLASVMEKAKIRVLKQYDYDSSTVRKKIFQDALVDITLPAIRRNLAPSCKTELQNYDQYIFADYTNFIQVENVYEDILLKILNDEVSKVVKEAASLKKNNLFVDSTELQCISQCSLNDSRTPPRSAPSSPASVLVSAAVTQRAEQNSPSPLVGNSCLESQPTQDGLVVLAEGRQEFTTESSQPTDAESTTPTDPLAMSQSGPAAPEVSSIKPEMTALKPDASVMDFPQPGCQALVDKPEVASSTNEATSPTHKATITAVGEVSSEAGSQSEATSPTHEAAVTAVGEVSSEAGSQSEATSPTHEAAMTAVGEVSSEAGTQSEAAASVVVSLQASPEITITEDPETPTEHRHATDRAIYLIPPAGVEVGSPVPLTEECDSEGKTEAQHISTPEDAITNAPSPSCSEFCKPETVSGSSPPEEACIGTALPNTTNAAEPLDSQMKDDIATPVQAAACSSAVPTDDSAASEALIQSVENTGTEKSIAVEFTPGLPILTDLPVGGSAPPETVPIESEGTLHCSGSPDQDTYTGDPEAEELMDSVKSIRDLVVEIIEVEDMVSPCPQ